One genomic region from Phycisphaerae bacterium encodes:
- a CDS encoding cysteine hydrolase: MMRKKFERVLIDIDTQRDFIDPDGALFFEGAEKTIPNLEKLFAWAADRGVPIISTVDSHDPDDPEFADWPPHCVLDTWGHEKLPETLIEPRKVVRREGETLDVDSLFERYRQVIFQKQTIGLFDNPALQQVISELDVDCYIVCGVATDYCVRSMVEKLLEMDRCVELVVDAIEGIDKQTSGDLVKTFISQGVAPMTTAALVARQEAGET; encoded by the coding sequence ATGATGAGGAAGAAATTTGAACGCGTACTGATCGACATCGACACCCAGCGGGATTTCATTGATCCCGACGGGGCACTCTTCTTCGAAGGTGCGGAAAAGACCATCCCGAATCTCGAAAAGCTGTTTGCCTGGGCCGCCGACAGGGGGGTGCCGATCATCTCGACCGTGGATTCCCATGACCCCGACGACCCCGAGTTCGCCGACTGGCCGCCGCACTGCGTGCTCGATACCTGGGGCCATGAAAAGCTGCCCGAAACCCTCATCGAGCCGCGAAAGGTGGTCCGGCGCGAGGGCGAGACGCTGGACGTCGATAGTCTTTTCGAGCGCTACCGGCAGGTGATCTTCCAGAAGCAGACGATCGGCCTCTTCGACAACCCGGCGCTCCAACAGGTGATTTCCGAACTCGACGTCGACTGCTACATTGTCTGCGGCGTCGCGACCGATTATTGTGTTAGGTCCATGGTCGAGAAGTTGCTCGAAATGGACCGGTGCGTGGAACTGGTGGTCGACGCCATCGAAGGCATCGACAAGCAGACGTCCGGTGATTTGGTCAAGACGTTCATCAGCCAAGGAGTGGCGCCGATGACCACGGCCGCCCTCGTGGCACGGCAGGAAGCTGGCGAGACATGA
- a CDS encoding nicotinate phosphoribosyltransferase has protein sequence MREPLSLFPGDDVLGLMTDFYELTMVAGYWSTGHMPRATFEAFVRALPPNRQYLLTAGLEQAVHYLLNLQFTGRDIDWLRSLDEFRHVKPGFWNYLRAFRFDGDVWAVPEGTVIFGGEPLVRIAASLPVAQLVETYLLTTLNVQTLIATKAARICDAAEGRPVVDFGARRAHGPQAGLLAARASFIGGCVGTSNVHAARTLGIKPVGTQAHSWIMSYDDEFQAFQAYADVFPQNTICLIDTYDTMEGARTAARLGHVLKGVRLDSGDLVQLSHKVRCVLDEAGLNHVKIVGSSDLNEFTIREMLAAGARIDLFGVGTDMVTSKDQPALSVVYKLVEIEKDGAPRPVVKLSAGKATLGGAKQLFRFHDGSGRFCRDVLAKADETLEGGEALMVPVIHSGKLVAELPDLTAIRQRAQQQIGSLPPHLREFRGLADYPVGLSDGLRRVQENPVQGVQYDI, from the coding sequence GTGCGTGAACCGCTTTCGCTGTTCCCGGGCGACGACGTCCTGGGACTGATGACCGATTTTTACGAACTGACAATGGTCGCCGGGTACTGGTCGACCGGCCACATGCCCCGCGCGACCTTCGAAGCGTTCGTCCGCGCGCTGCCGCCGAACCGCCAGTACCTCCTGACCGCCGGCCTTGAACAGGCCGTTCACTACCTGTTGAACCTCCAGTTCACCGGCCGCGACATCGACTGGCTGCGAAGCCTCGACGAATTCCGGCACGTTAAACCCGGCTTCTGGAACTACTTACGCGCGTTCCGCTTCGACGGCGACGTCTGGGCCGTTCCGGAGGGTACGGTGATCTTCGGCGGCGAACCGCTGGTCCGGATCGCCGCGAGCCTGCCCGTTGCCCAACTCGTCGAAACCTACCTGCTGACCACGCTGAACGTCCAGACTCTGATCGCCACCAAGGCGGCCCGGATATGCGACGCCGCCGAGGGTCGTCCGGTAGTCGACTTTGGAGCCCGCCGCGCCCACGGTCCGCAGGCTGGACTGCTCGCCGCCCGGGCCAGCTTCATCGGCGGCTGTGTGGGAACCAGCAACGTTCACGCAGCCAGGACGTTGGGCATCAAGCCGGTGGGAACGCAGGCCCATTCATGGATAATGAGCTACGACGATGAGTTCCAGGCCTTCCAGGCCTACGCCGACGTCTTCCCCCAGAACACCATCTGCCTGATCGACACCTACGATACGATGGAGGGGGCCAGAACTGCTGCCCGTCTCGGCCACGTGCTTAAGGGGGTGCGGCTTGACAGCGGCGATCTAGTGCAACTGTCGCACAAGGTTCGCTGTGTGCTCGATGAGGCGGGCCTAAACCACGTCAAAATCGTGGGTTCCAGCGACCTGAACGAATTCACCATCCGCGAGATGCTCGCTGCGGGGGCCAGAATCGACCTTTTCGGTGTGGGGACGGACATGGTCACCAGCAAGGATCAGCCGGCCCTGTCGGTGGTCTACAAACTCGTCGAGATCGAAAAGGACGGCGCGCCGCGACCGGTGGTCAAGCTCTCAGCGGGCAAGGCAACGCTCGGTGGCGCCAAGCAGCTCTTCCGCTTCCACGACGGAAGTGGACGGTTCTGCCGTGACGTATTGGCTAAGGCCGACGAGACGCTCGAAGGCGGCGAGGCCCTGATGGTGCCGGTGATCCACTCGGGCAAGCTGGTTGCCGAACTGCCGGATCTGACGGCCATCCGCCAGCGGGCCCAACAGCAGATCGGCTCGCTGCCGCCACACCTGCGGGAGTTCCGTGGTCTGGCCGACTACCCGGTCGGACTATCCGATGGGCTGCGCCGCGTTCAGGAAAATCCAGTGCAGGGGGTACAGTACGACATATAG